One window of Cupriavidus oxalaticus genomic DNA carries:
- a CDS encoding isovaleryl-CoA dehydrogenase: MTTLPGLKFDLGEDIEMLRDSVRTWAQAELAPRAGEIDRTDQFPMDAWKKMGDLGVLGITVAEEYGGANMGYLAHMIAMEEISRASASVGLSYGAHSNLCVNQIHRNGTAAQKAKYLPKLVSGEWIGALAMSEPNAGSDVVSMKLRAELKGDRYVLNGTKMWITNGPDCDVLVVYAKTEPELGARGMTAFIVEKGMKGFSVAQKLDKLGMRGSHTGELVFEDVEVPAENILGAENSGARVLMSGLDYERAVLSGGPVGIMQACMDVVTPYIHDRKQFGQSIGEFQLIQGKVADMYTTLQAARSYLYTVGKNLDALGSDHVRQVRKDCAAVILYTAEKATWMAGETVQILGGNGYINEYPAGRLWRDAKLYEIGAGTSEIRRMLIGRELFAETM, encoded by the coding sequence ATGACTACCTTGCCCGGCCTGAAATTCGACCTCGGCGAAGACATCGAGATGCTGCGCGATTCCGTGCGTACCTGGGCCCAGGCCGAACTGGCCCCGCGCGCGGGGGAGATCGACCGCACCGACCAGTTCCCGATGGACGCCTGGAAGAAGATGGGCGACCTCGGCGTGCTCGGCATCACCGTGGCCGAGGAATACGGCGGCGCCAACATGGGCTACCTGGCGCACATGATCGCGATGGAAGAGATCAGCCGCGCCTCGGCGTCGGTGGGCCTGTCGTACGGCGCGCACTCGAACCTGTGCGTGAACCAGATCCACCGCAACGGCACGGCCGCGCAGAAGGCGAAGTACCTGCCCAAGCTGGTGTCGGGCGAATGGATCGGCGCGCTGGCGATGAGCGAGCCCAACGCCGGCTCCGACGTGGTCAGCATGAAGCTGCGCGCGGAACTGAAAGGCGACCGCTACGTGCTCAACGGCACCAAGATGTGGATCACCAACGGTCCGGACTGCGACGTGCTGGTGGTTTACGCCAAGACCGAGCCCGAGCTGGGCGCGCGCGGCATGACCGCCTTTATCGTCGAGAAGGGCATGAAGGGCTTCTCCGTGGCGCAGAAGCTGGACAAGCTGGGTATGCGCGGCTCGCACACCGGCGAGCTGGTGTTCGAGGACGTGGAGGTGCCGGCCGAGAACATCCTCGGCGCCGAGAACAGCGGCGCCAGGGTGCTGATGAGCGGGCTGGACTACGAGCGCGCCGTGCTGTCGGGCGGCCCGGTCGGCATCATGCAGGCGTGCATGGACGTGGTGACGCCGTATATCCACGACCGCAAGCAGTTCGGCCAGAGCATCGGCGAATTCCAGCTGATCCAGGGCAAGGTGGCCGACATGTACACCACGCTGCAGGCGGCGCGCAGCTACCTGTACACGGTCGGCAAGAACCTGGACGCGCTCGGCAGCGACCACGTGCGCCAGGTGCGCAAGGACTGCGCCGCGGTGATCCTGTACACGGCCGAGAAGGCCACCTGGATGGCGGGCGAGACCGTGCAGATCCTGGGCGGCAACGGCTATATCAACGAATACCCGGCCGGGCGCCTGTGGCGCGACGCCAAGCTGTACGAGATCGGCGCCGGCACCTCTGAGATCCGCCGCATGCTGATCGGCCGCGAGCTGTTCGCGGAAACGATGTAA
- a CDS encoding acetyl/propionyl/methylcrotonyl-CoA carboxylase subunit alpha — MFTKVLIANRGEIACRVAATCRRLGIRTVAVYSDADADARHVAFCDEAVHIGGAAARDSYLRADHIIEMAKETGAQAIHPGYGFLSENEAFAEACAAAGLVFIGPPASAIQAMGSKSAAKQLMEKASVPLVPGYHGEDQDPALLRREADRIGYPVLLKASAGGGGKGMRVVESGDGFEAALASVKREASASFGDDKVLVEKYLTRPRHIEIQVFADTHGNCVYLFERDCSVQRRHQKVLEEAPAPGMTEERRRAMGEAAVAAAKAVGYVGAGTVEFIANQDGSFYFMEMNTRLQVEHPVTEMITGQDLVEWQLRVAAGEPLPLTQQQLRIDGHALEARIYAENPDKQFLPSTGTLRFLRTPPAVQFMRGEDAHGPAGIRIDAGVREGDTISPYYDPMIAKLIVWGKDRDEALARMRQALAAYHVVGLSTNVAFLQRLVSSQAFRTADLDTGLIERNESELFPQPEPIGIDTVALAVAALLDREARELRIDAADRHSPWTHGGAWRLNSGASRQLRFGYGDQVLDVTLQVNARGSTLAYAGQSVPFSAVCKADDIRIDLGTRRVHGHVHAEADDFHVFSAGRQVLLGWIDPLSHAGEAEGEGGKLTAPMPGKVIAVMVEAGSTVTRGTPLLVMEAMKMEHTISAPADGVVSEVLYGVGEQVTEGAQLLAFGT, encoded by the coding sequence ATGTTCACCAAAGTCCTGATCGCAAACCGCGGCGAGATCGCCTGCCGCGTGGCCGCCACCTGCCGCCGGCTCGGCATCCGCACCGTCGCGGTGTACTCGGATGCCGACGCCGATGCCCGCCACGTCGCCTTCTGCGACGAGGCCGTCCATATCGGCGGCGCCGCCGCGCGCGACAGCTACCTGCGCGCCGACCACATCATCGAGATGGCGAAGGAGACCGGCGCCCAGGCGATCCACCCGGGCTACGGCTTCCTGTCCGAGAACGAAGCCTTCGCCGAGGCCTGCGCCGCGGCGGGGCTGGTCTTTATCGGCCCGCCGGCCTCCGCGATCCAGGCGATGGGCAGCAAGAGCGCGGCCAAGCAGCTGATGGAAAAGGCGTCGGTGCCGCTGGTGCCCGGCTACCACGGCGAAGACCAGGACCCGGCGCTGCTGCGCCGCGAGGCCGATCGCATCGGCTACCCGGTGCTGCTCAAGGCCAGCGCGGGCGGCGGCGGCAAGGGCATGCGCGTGGTCGAGTCGGGCGATGGCTTCGAGGCCGCGCTGGCGTCGGTCAAGCGCGAGGCCAGCGCCAGCTTCGGCGACGACAAGGTGCTGGTCGAGAAGTACCTGACGCGCCCGCGCCATATCGAGATCCAGGTATTTGCCGACACCCACGGCAACTGCGTCTACCTGTTCGAGCGCGACTGTTCGGTGCAGCGCCGGCACCAGAAGGTGCTGGAAGAGGCGCCCGCGCCGGGCATGACCGAAGAACGCCGCCGCGCTATGGGCGAGGCCGCCGTGGCCGCGGCCAAGGCGGTGGGCTATGTCGGCGCCGGCACGGTAGAGTTCATCGCCAACCAGGACGGCTCCTTCTACTTCATGGAGATGAACACGCGCCTGCAGGTCGAGCATCCGGTCACCGAGATGATCACCGGGCAGGACCTGGTCGAATGGCAACTGCGCGTCGCCGCCGGCGAGCCGCTGCCGCTGACGCAGCAGCAACTGCGCATCGACGGCCACGCGCTGGAGGCGCGCATCTACGCCGAGAACCCCGACAAGCAGTTCCTGCCCTCCACCGGCACGCTGCGCTTCCTGCGCACGCCGCCTGCGGTGCAGTTCATGCGTGGCGAGGACGCCCATGGCCCGGCCGGCATCCGCATCGATGCCGGCGTGCGCGAGGGCGACACCATCAGCCCGTACTACGACCCGATGATCGCCAAGCTGATCGTCTGGGGCAAGGACCGGGACGAGGCGCTGGCGCGGATGCGGCAGGCGCTGGCGGCGTATCACGTGGTCGGACTGTCGACCAACGTCGCCTTCCTGCAGCGGCTGGTGTCGTCGCAGGCGTTCCGCACGGCGGATCTCGACACCGGGCTGATCGAGCGCAACGAGAGCGAGCTGTTCCCGCAGCCCGAGCCGATCGGTATCGACACCGTCGCGCTGGCGGTCGCCGCGCTGCTGGACCGCGAGGCGCGCGAACTGCGCATCGACGCTGCCGACCGGCATTCGCCATGGACTCACGGCGGCGCCTGGCGGCTCAACAGCGGCGCGTCGCGGCAACTGCGCTTCGGCTATGGCGACCAGGTGCTCGACGTGACGCTGCAGGTCAATGCGCGCGGCAGCACGCTGGCCTACGCCGGACAGTCCGTGCCGTTCTCCGCGGTATGCAAGGCCGACGATATCCGAATCGACCTCGGCACGCGCCGCGTGCATGGACATGTTCATGCTGAGGCGGACGACTTCCACGTGTTCTCCGCGGGCCGCCAGGTGCTGCTGGGCTGGATCGATCCGCTGTCCCACGCCGGCGAGGCCGAAGGCGAGGGCGGCAAGCTGACCGCGCCGATGCCGGGCAAGGTCATCGCCGTGATGGTCGAGGCGGGCAGCACGGTCACGCGCGGCACGCCGCTGCTGGTGATGGAAGCAATGAAGATGGAACACACCATCAGCGCGCCGGCCGACGGCGTGGTCAGCGAAGTGCTCTACGGTGTTGGGGAGCAGGTCACCGAAGGCGCCCAGCTGCTGGCGTTCGGTACCTGA
- a CDS encoding sigma-54-dependent Fis family transcriptional regulator codes for MPPAPTSLLCDANVARRDFLDGKDVPAGLVSDLIVRSWQRAARAGVRPEQRMLFSDVITHSEVRRSEEENRTLIELAGADMEVLAGAFPSQQWIVLCTNAEGVIVSSHGRLGAGPGGPSPLQHGRRICETGIGTNAPGCLLAEGGSAVEIRRGEHFLHELVDVVCAAAPIYDCHDRLIGVLDITGFGVDLPAYAINHVRAAATSIGNRTFERLPGCCIVRLHHDRRMLHTPAEGIVAVSADGVIVAANHTARDMLRLGSAEIGAIDLGSVFAEGMHGPGGAVQSVVRTVAGARLHVSASETQRARSRGATPRAEDAGPLAGHLIADATLARAFDKASMAVGAQVPVILLGETGTGKTMLARALHEGSRPDGNFVSINCSAIPEGLAEAELFGYADGAFTGSRRGGCAGKIEQANHGTLFLDEIGDMPLALQTRLLSVLQERCVTRVGAAKPIPVDLSVICATHRSLPELVRQGAFREDLYFRINGMAIRVPALRDRTDLPELIAAMLQTLARGRRKALDADVMALLMSHAWPGNVRELHQVLRTAVALSGLSEEIRREHLDESWLDAATRVAVTDILPAAGQPMLLAQAQDALIQRTLDELSGNRSEAARALGISRATLYRKMARAKIR; via the coding sequence ATGCCCCCTGCACCGACAAGCCTGCTGTGCGATGCCAACGTCGCGCGGCGGGACTTCCTCGATGGCAAGGATGTCCCCGCCGGCTTGGTGTCCGACCTGATCGTGCGTTCGTGGCAGCGTGCCGCGCGTGCGGGCGTGCGTCCCGAGCAGCGCATGCTGTTTTCGGATGTCATCACGCACAGCGAAGTCCGCCGCAGCGAAGAAGAGAACCGGACCCTGATCGAACTGGCCGGCGCCGACATGGAAGTGCTGGCCGGCGCCTTTCCGTCGCAGCAGTGGATCGTGCTGTGTACCAATGCCGAAGGCGTGATCGTGTCCTCCCACGGGCGCCTGGGCGCTGGGCCTGGCGGGCCGTCGCCGCTGCAGCATGGCCGGCGCATCTGCGAGACCGGCATCGGCACCAACGCACCCGGCTGCTTGCTGGCGGAGGGCGGCAGTGCCGTCGAAATCCGTCGCGGCGAGCATTTCCTGCACGAACTGGTCGACGTGGTCTGCGCGGCCGCGCCGATCTATGACTGCCATGACCGCCTGATCGGCGTGCTCGATATCACCGGCTTCGGCGTCGACTTGCCGGCCTACGCGATCAACCATGTGCGCGCGGCGGCCACGTCGATCGGCAATCGCACCTTTGAGCGGCTGCCCGGTTGCTGCATCGTGCGCCTGCACCACGACCGCCGCATGCTGCATACGCCGGCGGAAGGCATCGTGGCGGTGTCCGCCGACGGCGTGATCGTGGCGGCAAACCATACCGCCCGCGATATGCTGCGGCTCGGCAGCGCCGAGATCGGCGCGATCGATCTCGGCAGCGTCTTTGCCGAAGGCATGCATGGCCCCGGAGGCGCGGTGCAAAGCGTCGTGCGCACGGTCGCCGGCGCGCGCCTGCATGTCTCGGCGAGCGAAACCCAACGTGCGCGTTCCCGTGGCGCCACGCCACGCGCCGAGGACGCCGGTCCGCTGGCCGGCCACCTCATTGCCGATGCCACGCTGGCGCGCGCCTTCGACAAGGCCAGCATGGCGGTCGGCGCGCAGGTGCCGGTGATCCTGCTGGGCGAGACCGGCACCGGCAAGACCATGCTGGCGCGCGCGCTGCATGAGGGCAGCCGGCCGGACGGCAACTTTGTCTCGATCAACTGCTCGGCTATTCCCGAAGGGCTGGCCGAAGCCGAGCTGTTTGGCTATGCCGACGGCGCCTTTACCGGCAGCCGCCGCGGCGGCTGCGCGGGCAAGATCGAGCAGGCCAACCATGGCACGCTGTTCCTCGACGAGATCGGCGACATGCCGCTGGCACTGCAGACCCGGCTGCTGAGCGTGCTGCAGGAGCGCTGCGTCACGCGCGTCGGCGCGGCCAAGCCGATCCCGGTCGACCTGTCGGTGATCTGCGCCACGCACCGCAGCCTGCCGGAACTGGTGCGGCAGGGCGCCTTCCGTGAAGACCTGTATTTCCGCATCAACGGCATGGCGATCCGCGTTCCGGCGTTGCGCGACCGCACCGACCTGCCCGAGCTGATCGCGGCGATGCTGCAGACGCTGGCGCGCGGCCGGCGCAAGGCGCTCGATGCCGATGTGATGGCGCTGCTGATGTCGCATGCCTGGCCCGGCAATGTGCGCGAGCTGCACCAGGTGCTGCGCACTGCGGTGGCGCTGTCTGGCCTCAGCGAGGAAATCCGGCGCGAGCACCTGGACGAAAGCTGGCTGGATGCTGCAACGCGCGTGGCAGTGACTGACATCCTGCCCGCGGCGGGCCAGCCGATGCTGCTGGCGCAGGCGCAGGACGCGCTGATCCAGCGCACCCTCGACGAGCTCAGCGGTAACCGCTCCGAAGCCGCGCGCGCGCTCGGCATCTCGCGCGCAACGCTGTACCGCAAGATGGCGCGCGCCAAGATCCGCTAG
- a CDS encoding AMP-binding protein — protein MTMQGESQSTILPLGGLSHVRGETNIPLSEQTVPELLAQTVARFAQRDAVAFREQGVRWTWQQFAEAIDALAAGLHALGLVRGDRVGIWSPNRVEWVVTQFATARLGLVLVNINPAYRLSELEYALNKVGVKAIVAAEAFKTSRYLEMLQALAPELATSEPGALQATRLPSLRWVIRMGAGETPGMIRYDDVVARGAGVGRESLDAITAQLDRNDPINVQFTSGTTGAPKGATLTHRNIVNNARFIAMAMRFTEQDKLCIPVPFYHCFGMVLAVLACVSTGAAMVFPGEAFEPEATMQAVSEERCTALHGVPTMFIAQLDHPRFGDYDFSSLRTGIMAGSPCPIETMKRVVSQMHMSEVTIAYGMTETSPVSFQSSTTDPLDKRTTTVGRIQPHLEVKVVDATGATVPVGEKGELCTRGYSVMLGYWDDEARTAETIRDGWMHTGDLATIDEEGYCNIVGRVKDMLIRGGENIYPREIEEFLFRHPKVQAVQVFGVPDQKYGEEVCAWIVLKPGESATEEEIREFCRNQIAHYKIPRYIRFVNEMPLTVTGKVQKFVMRDQMVRDLNLSESKTA, from the coding sequence ATGACGATGCAGGGCGAGTCCCAATCCACCATCCTGCCCCTGGGCGGGCTGTCGCATGTACGAGGCGAAACCAATATCCCGCTGTCCGAGCAGACGGTGCCGGAGCTGCTGGCGCAGACCGTCGCCCGCTTTGCGCAGCGTGACGCGGTCGCCTTCCGCGAGCAGGGCGTGCGCTGGACCTGGCAGCAGTTCGCCGAGGCCATCGATGCGCTGGCGGCGGGGCTGCACGCGCTCGGCCTGGTCCGTGGCGACCGCGTCGGCATCTGGTCGCCCAACCGCGTGGAATGGGTGGTGACGCAGTTTGCCACCGCGCGGCTCGGGCTGGTGCTGGTCAATATCAACCCGGCCTACCGGCTGTCCGAGCTGGAGTACGCGCTGAACAAGGTTGGCGTCAAGGCCATCGTCGCGGCCGAGGCGTTCAAGACCTCGCGCTACCTGGAGATGCTGCAGGCGCTGGCGCCGGAACTCGCTACCAGCGAGCCGGGAGCGCTGCAGGCCACGCGGCTGCCGTCGCTGCGCTGGGTGATCCGCATGGGCGCGGGCGAGACCCCGGGCATGATCCGCTATGACGACGTGGTGGCGCGTGGCGCCGGCGTGGGCCGCGAATCGCTCGACGCCATCACCGCGCAGCTCGACCGCAACGACCCGATCAACGTGCAGTTCACCAGCGGCACCACTGGCGCGCCCAAGGGCGCCACGCTGACGCACCGGAACATCGTCAACAACGCGCGCTTTATCGCCATGGCGATGCGCTTTACCGAGCAGGACAAGCTGTGCATCCCGGTGCCGTTCTACCACTGCTTCGGCATGGTGCTCGCGGTGCTGGCGTGCGTCTCGACCGGCGCAGCGATGGTGTTCCCGGGCGAAGCCTTCGAGCCGGAAGCCACCATGCAGGCCGTCAGCGAGGAACGCTGCACCGCGCTGCACGGCGTGCCGACCATGTTTATCGCGCAGCTCGACCATCCGCGCTTCGGCGACTATGACTTCTCTTCGCTGCGCACCGGCATCATGGCCGGCTCGCCGTGCCCGATCGAGACCATGAAGCGCGTGGTATCGCAGATGCATATGTCCGAGGTGACGATTGCCTACGGCATGACCGAGACCAGCCCGGTCTCGTTCCAGAGCAGCACCACCGATCCGCTGGACAAGCGCACCACCACCGTCGGCCGCATCCAGCCACACCTGGAAGTCAAGGTGGTCGATGCCACCGGCGCCACGGTGCCGGTGGGCGAGAAGGGCGAGCTGTGCACGCGCGGCTACTCGGTGATGCTCGGCTACTGGGACGACGAAGCCCGCACCGCCGAAACCATCCGCGATGGCTGGATGCATACCGGCGATCTCGCCACCATCGACGAAGAGGGCTACTGCAATATCGTCGGCCGCGTGAAGGACATGCTGATCCGCGGCGGCGAGAACATCTACCCGCGCGAGATCGAGGAATTCCTGTTCCGCCATCCCAAGGTCCAGGCCGTGCAGGTGTTCGGCGTGCCGGACCAGAAGTACGGCGAGGAAGTGTGCGCGTGGATCGTGCTTAAGCCGGGCGAAAGCGCCACCGAGGAAGAGATCCGCGAGTTCTGCCGCAACCAGATCGCCCACTACAAGATCCCGCGCTACATCCGCTTCGTGAACGAGATGCCCCTGACGGTGACCGGCAAGGTGCAGAAGTTCGTGATGCGCGACCAGATGGTGCGCGACCTGAACCTCAGCGAATCCAAAACGGCCTGA
- a CDS encoding hydroxymethylglutaryl-CoA lyase produces the protein MHADKVKVVEVGPRDGLQNEKNLIPTETKVALIDQLTDAGFPNIEVASFVSPKWVPQMADGAQVMAAIRRRPGTIYSALTPNMKGLEGALAAGADEVVIFGAASEAFSQKNINCSIAESMARFEPVAAAAKAKGVRLRASVSCALGCPYQGEVPVDAVVDVVRHMRELGCDEIDIADTIGVGTPDKVKIVMLAAATEFPLAQLSGHFHDTYGHALANVEASLEAGIRVFHASVAGLGGCPYAKGATGNVATEALLLRLASLGMETGVDLDKVIAAAELISRAIGKPVL, from the coding sequence ATGCATGCGGACAAGGTCAAGGTCGTTGAAGTCGGCCCGCGCGACGGCCTGCAGAACGAGAAGAATCTGATCCCCACCGAGACCAAGGTGGCGTTGATCGACCAGCTCACCGACGCGGGCTTTCCCAATATCGAAGTGGCATCGTTCGTCTCGCCGAAGTGGGTGCCGCAGATGGCTGACGGAGCGCAGGTCATGGCCGCGATCAGGCGGCGCCCCGGCACCATCTACTCCGCGCTGACGCCGAACATGAAGGGCCTGGAAGGCGCGCTTGCAGCAGGCGCCGACGAGGTCGTGATCTTCGGCGCGGCCAGCGAGGCGTTCTCGCAGAAGAACATCAACTGCTCGATCGCCGAGTCGATGGCGCGCTTCGAGCCCGTGGCCGCGGCCGCCAAGGCGAAGGGCGTGCGGCTTCGCGCCAGCGTGTCGTGCGCACTGGGTTGTCCTTACCAGGGCGAGGTGCCGGTCGATGCCGTGGTCGACGTGGTCCGGCACATGCGAGAGCTGGGCTGCGACGAGATCGATATCGCCGACACCATCGGCGTGGGCACGCCAGACAAGGTAAAGATCGTGATGCTGGCCGCGGCCACCGAATTCCCGCTGGCGCAGCTGTCCGGGCATTTCCACGACACGTATGGCCATGCCCTGGCCAACGTCGAGGCGAGCCTGGAAGCCGGCATCCGTGTCTTCCATGCGTCTGTCGCCGGGCTTGGCGGGTGCCCGTACGCGAAGGGCGCGACCGGTAATGTGGCGACCGAGGCTTTGCTGCTGCGTCTGGCGAGCCTGGGGATGGAGACGGGGGTTGATCTGGATAAGGTCATTGCCGCTGCCGAACTGATTTCCAGGGCTATTGGCAAGCCAGTACTCTAG
- a CDS encoding TetR/AcrR family transcriptional regulator: MEDTSSRRRVPAGAKAEQRIRDILRVSRDVFAELGYERATTTEIAQRLGVSEGTVFTYFHGKRELCVRVIEDWYDEIISTLEQGMPHGQPTKAQLEFYVKTHLRLFLIQGTGLCALVLSEGRAKGPGLGEVFLPLQRRYTAPLMDLLARARSNGEIRGDLPLSLLRSAILGPMEHILWDAIARQREVDIEKTARDMVALLWPALQPVDLELEKLRGFYGEVSAALRKATKD, encoded by the coding sequence ATGGAAGACACCAGTTCCCGGCGCCGCGTTCCCGCCGGAGCCAAGGCCGAGCAGCGCATCCGCGACATCCTGCGCGTGAGCCGCGACGTGTTCGCCGAGCTTGGCTACGAGCGCGCCACCACCACCGAGATCGCCCAGCGCCTGGGCGTCTCCGAGGGGACGGTCTTTACCTATTTCCACGGCAAGCGCGAGCTGTGCGTGCGCGTGATCGAAGACTGGTACGACGAGATCATCAGCACGCTGGAACAGGGCATGCCGCACGGCCAGCCCACCAAGGCGCAGCTGGAGTTCTACGTGAAGACGCACCTGCGCCTGTTCCTGATCCAGGGGACCGGGCTGTGCGCGCTGGTGCTGTCGGAAGGCCGGGCCAAGGGGCCCGGGCTGGGCGAGGTGTTCCTGCCGCTGCAGCGCCGCTATACGGCGCCGCTGATGGATCTGCTAGCGCGGGCGCGCAGCAATGGCGAGATCCGTGGCGACCTGCCGCTGAGCCTGCTGCGCTCGGCCATCCTGGGGCCGATGGAACACATCCTGTGGGATGCGATCGCGCGGCAGCGCGAGGTCGATATCGAGAAGACCGCGCGTGACATGGTGGCGCTGCTGTGGCCGGCGCTGCAGCCGGTGGACCTGGAGCTGGAGAAGCTGCGGGGCTTCTACGGCGAGGTCAGCGCGGCACTGCGCAAGGCGACGAAAGACTGA
- a CDS encoding carboxyl transferase domain-containing protein — translation MAAIETKLNARSEAFKTNAQAMQALVADLEAKIAKLAEGGGEAARDKHLSRGKLLPRDRVQQLLDPGTPFLELSQLAAYDMYDDAAPGAGIITGIGRVAGQECVIVCNDATVKGGTYYPMTVKKHVRAQEIAEQNNLPCIYLVDSGGANLPNQDDVFPDRDHFGRIFYNQANLSKQGIPQIAVVMGSCTAGGAYVPAMSDESIIVKNQGTIFLGGPPLVKAATGEEVSAEDLGGADVHTRLSGVADYFAQNDHHALSLARNIVQHLNRRKPDQIRLHEPVEPLYPVEELYGVIPTDTRKPYDVREVIARIVDGSEFDEFKARYGTTLVCGFARIWGYPVGIVANNGILFSESALKGAHFIELCCQRKIPLVFLQNITGFMVGRKYENEGIARNGAKMVTAVATAQVPKFTVIIGGSFGAGNYGMCGRAYSPRFLWMWPNARISVMGGEQAASVLATVRRDGIEAKGGKWSAEEEDAFKQPIRDQYEHQGHPYYASARLWDDGVIDPAQTRTVLGLGLSASLNAPIEDMKFGVFRM, via the coding sequence ATGGCGGCAATTGAGACAAAGCTGAACGCGCGTTCCGAAGCGTTCAAGACCAACGCGCAGGCAATGCAGGCACTGGTTGCCGACCTGGAAGCAAAGATCGCGAAGCTGGCGGAAGGCGGCGGCGAGGCCGCGCGCGACAAGCACCTGTCGCGCGGCAAGCTGCTGCCGCGCGACCGCGTGCAGCAACTGCTCGACCCGGGCACGCCGTTCCTGGAGCTGTCGCAGCTTGCCGCCTACGACATGTATGACGATGCCGCGCCGGGCGCGGGCATCATCACCGGTATCGGCCGCGTGGCCGGGCAGGAGTGCGTGATCGTCTGCAACGACGCCACCGTCAAGGGCGGCACGTATTATCCGATGACGGTCAAGAAGCATGTGCGCGCGCAGGAGATCGCCGAGCAGAACAACCTGCCGTGCATCTACCTGGTCGATTCCGGCGGCGCCAACCTGCCCAACCAGGACGACGTGTTCCCCGACCGCGACCACTTCGGCCGCATCTTCTACAACCAGGCCAACCTGTCCAAGCAGGGCATCCCGCAGATCGCGGTGGTGATGGGCTCGTGCACCGCCGGCGGCGCGTACGTGCCGGCGATGAGCGACGAGTCGATCATCGTCAAGAACCAGGGCACTATCTTCCTGGGCGGCCCGCCGCTGGTGAAGGCCGCCACCGGCGAGGAGGTGAGCGCCGAGGACCTGGGCGGCGCCGACGTGCATACGCGCCTGTCCGGCGTGGCCGACTACTTCGCGCAGAACGACCACCACGCGCTGAGCCTGGCGCGCAATATCGTGCAGCACCTGAACCGCCGCAAGCCGGACCAGATCCGCCTGCACGAGCCGGTCGAGCCGCTGTACCCGGTGGAAGAACTGTATGGCGTGATCCCCACCGACACGCGCAAGCCCTATGACGTGCGCGAGGTAATCGCGCGCATCGTCGACGGCTCCGAGTTCGACGAATTCAAGGCGCGCTACGGCACCACGCTGGTGTGCGGCTTTGCGCGCATCTGGGGCTACCCGGTCGGCATCGTCGCCAACAACGGCATCCTGTTCTCGGAGTCGGCGCTGAAGGGCGCGCACTTTATCGAGCTGTGCTGCCAGCGCAAGATCCCGCTGGTGTTCCTGCAGAACATCACCGGCTTCATGGTGGGGCGCAAGTACGAGAACGAAGGCATCGCCCGCAATGGCGCCAAGATGGTGACCGCGGTGGCGACGGCGCAGGTGCCCAAGTTCACGGTGATCATCGGCGGCTCGTTCGGGGCCGGCAACTACGGCATGTGCGGGCGTGCCTATTCGCCGCGCTTTTTATGGATGTGGCCGAACGCGCGCATCTCGGTGATGGGCGGCGAGCAGGCGGCGAGCGTGCTGGCGACGGTGCGCCGCGATGGTATCGAAGCGAAAGGCGGCAAGTGGAGCGCGGAGGAAGAGGATGCGTTCAAGCAGCCGATCCGCGACCAGTACGAGCACCAGGGCCACCCGTACTACGCCAGCGCGCGGCTGTGGGACGACGGCGTGATCGATCCCGCGCAGACGCGCACGGTGCTGGGGCTGGGCCTGTCGGCCAGCCTGAACGCGCCGATCGAGGACATGAAATTCGGCGTGTTCCGCATGTAA